A portion of the Granulosicoccus antarcticus IMCC3135 genome contains these proteins:
- the metK gene encoding methionine adenosyltransferase translates to MAQDYIFTSESVSEGHPDKMADQISDAVLDAILKQDKGARVACETLVKTGLVIIAGEISTSAYVDLEALVRKTVTDIGYDRSAVGFDGETCAVLNGIGKQSPDIAGGVDRKTAEEQGAGDQGLMFGYANNETDVLMPAPVTYAHRLVEQQSKVRRDGTLSWLRPDAKSQVTLRYQNGKPVGIDALVLSTQHDPDVSLADLREAVMEHILKPVLPADWLDNCPKDKIHINPTGIFVIGGPVGDCGLTGRKIIVDTYGGMARHGGGAFSGKDPSKVDRSAAYAGRYVAKNIVAAGLADKCEIQVSYAIGVAEPTSISIETFGTGKIDDRRIEDIVKDIFDLRPYGIVTMLDLIRPIYQQTAAYGHFGRELPDFTWEKTDRADALRQAAGLA, encoded by the coding sequence ATGGCGCAAGACTATATCTTTACTTCCGAGTCAGTATCCGAAGGTCATCCGGACAAGATGGCTGATCAGATATCTGATGCCGTGCTGGATGCCATCCTCAAGCAGGACAAGGGTGCGCGAGTAGCCTGTGAGACGCTGGTAAAGACCGGTCTGGTTATCATCGCCGGAGAAATTTCAACCAGCGCCTATGTCGATCTGGAAGCTCTGGTCAGGAAAACGGTTACCGATATCGGTTATGACCGTTCGGCCGTTGGTTTTGACGGTGAGACCTGTGCTGTACTGAATGGTATCGGCAAGCAATCTCCTGATATTGCTGGAGGTGTTGATCGCAAGACCGCCGAAGAGCAGGGCGCTGGTGATCAGGGCCTGATGTTTGGTTATGCCAATAATGAAACCGATGTGCTGATGCCTGCACCCGTAACCTACGCGCATCGCCTGGTCGAACAACAATCAAAGGTACGTCGCGACGGTACATTGTCCTGGTTGCGTCCGGATGCCAAGAGTCAGGTAACTTTGCGTTATCAGAACGGTAAGCCCGTGGGTATCGATGCGCTGGTTCTCTCGACTCAACATGATCCGGATGTCTCTCTGGCGGATCTTCGTGAGGCGGTGATGGAGCATATATTGAAGCCGGTGCTGCCTGCCGACTGGTTGGACAATTGTCCCAAGGACAAGATCCATATCAATCCGACTGGCATTTTCGTGATTGGTGGTCCTGTCGGCGATTGTGGTCTGACCGGGCGCAAGATCATCGTTGATACCTACGGTGGTATGGCTCGTCACGGCGGTGGTGCATTTTCTGGTAAAGATCCTTCCAAGGTCGACCGCTCTGCCGCCTATGCCGGTCGCTATGTTGCCAAGAACATTGTTGCAGCAGGCCTTGCTGACAAGTGTGAGATCCAGGTGTCCTATGCCATTGGCGTTGCCGAACCGACCTCCATCAGCATTGAAACATTTGGTACTGGCAAGATTGACGATCGACGTATCGAAGACATCGTCAAAGATATTTTCGACCTGCGCCCTTACGGCATCGTGACCATGCTGGACCTGATTCGTCCCATCTATCAACAGACTGCGGCCTACGGTCATTTCGGTCGTGAACTCCCGGATTTTACCTGGGAAAAAACAGATCGTGCCGACGCCTTGCGCCAGGCCGCTGGACTGGCCTGA
- a CDS encoding DUF4403 family protein, which produces MTGFRSVRRKQLLLSIVLCSLSLSSCQRDSSPSEVSEKPENLTGSNLNATAKPRASRFGLRARVSYDDIEAIAAEQLPASYPVAGDRRVCKRIIGIKACGTAQWNLIVSRTAPIAISGQQQLITVSAPIRFDGKVGIRGSMASALGLSALDVQGEVMTTIRMGLNMRDDWCPVIEAVVDYQWVQKPVALWRGKMDFDLENIVNDALDKQLATLEPRLNEAIDCEKFREQLGSYWRSYTFALDIPAPDDSATPQQLHLNIVPSGFAFSGIHTEPDKFGVSFEVDGTTVVDSEPLQIEPLPLPALREVAFQASRTDFDLLLRAGYTQLEAAIGPRLIDRSFSSESAAGKVTVQIDSIKLSGSTAGVTVTLGFTAQLPGSRRDTHGIIYLNARPVVDAADERLRLENIQLSKVLDSTLWNLVSSIFEGQIIAAIERGSIVDLSSHTRKLEERLQQQLQDPSRTGGVTVRAENLSIRLLDIFPEADSLAARAQVSAELDIDIPLTVLKKPLK; this is translated from the coding sequence ATGACAGGCTTCAGAAGTGTGCGGCGCAAACAACTTCTGTTGAGTATCGTACTGTGCAGCCTCAGCCTCTCATCCTGTCAAAGAGACTCATCTCCCAGCGAGGTGTCGGAAAAACCGGAAAACCTGACAGGTAGTAATCTCAACGCGACAGCCAAACCGCGCGCCAGCCGGTTTGGCCTACGAGCGCGTGTCAGCTACGACGACATAGAGGCCATCGCGGCAGAACAACTACCAGCCAGCTACCCCGTTGCAGGCGACCGGCGAGTCTGCAAACGAATTATCGGTATCAAAGCCTGTGGAACCGCGCAGTGGAATCTGATCGTGTCCCGAACCGCTCCCATCGCAATCAGCGGGCAACAACAGCTCATCACGGTATCTGCCCCTATCCGTTTCGATGGCAAAGTGGGAATTCGCGGCTCAATGGCAAGCGCACTGGGCTTATCGGCACTGGATGTCCAGGGCGAGGTGATGACAACCATTCGCATGGGCTTGAACATGCGCGACGACTGGTGCCCTGTCATCGAAGCAGTCGTAGATTACCAATGGGTTCAAAAGCCGGTGGCCCTCTGGCGCGGCAAAATGGATTTTGACCTTGAAAACATCGTCAACGATGCGCTGGACAAGCAACTGGCAACACTGGAGCCCAGGCTCAACGAGGCAATAGACTGCGAAAAATTTCGTGAACAGCTTGGCAGCTACTGGCGCAGCTACACCTTTGCCCTGGACATACCGGCTCCTGATGACAGCGCTACTCCGCAGCAGCTTCATCTGAACATCGTGCCTTCCGGATTTGCCTTTTCCGGCATCCATACCGAACCCGACAAATTTGGCGTCAGCTTTGAAGTTGATGGCACCACCGTTGTGGACAGCGAGCCGCTGCAAATCGAACCACTCCCCTTGCCCGCCTTACGCGAGGTGGCCTTTCAAGCCAGCAGGACAGATTTCGACCTGCTTTTACGAGCAGGTTACACGCAGCTTGAAGCAGCCATAGGGCCAAGACTTATCGACCGCAGTTTCAGCTCAGAGTCTGCTGCTGGAAAGGTCACCGTGCAGATAGACAGTATCAAACTCTCAGGCAGCACCGCAGGCGTTACAGTCACGCTGGGTTTTACAGCTCAACTACCCGGCAGCCGGCGTGATACCCATGGCATCATCTATCTGAATGCCAGACCCGTGGTAGATGCTGCTGACGAACGGTTGCGCCTGGAAAACATTCAACTTTCCAAAGTCCTGGATTCGACCTTGTGGAATCTTGTCAGCAGCATTTTTGAAGGTCAGATAATTGCAGCCATCGAGCGCGGATCGATAGTGGACCTATCCAGCCACACGCGTAAACTTGAAGAGCGCTTGCAGCAACAACTCCAGGACCCGTCCCGCACAGGCGGAGTTACCGTTCGCGCTGAAAATCTTTCGATACGACTGCTCGACATATTCCCAGAGGCCGATTCACTGGCTGCACGCGCTCAAGTCAGTGCTGAACTGGATATCGATATACCATTGACAGTCTTGAAAAAACCTCTCAAGTAA
- the ssb gene encoding single-stranded DNA-binding protein, which produces MARGVNKVILVGNLGSDPEVRYMPNGGAVTNISIATSEQWTDKTSGQKQERTEWHRVTLFNRMGEIAGEYLKKGSQVYIEGSIRTDKYQDKTTGEDRYSTQIIARDMQLLGGRTDGGGGGGDNYNQQSSSRAAPPTQSPNQPAANPSTAPAGNDEFDTEIPF; this is translated from the coding sequence ATGGCTCGCGGCGTGAATAAAGTCATTCTGGTCGGCAATCTCGGCTCAGATCCCGAGGTACGTTACATGCCCAATGGCGGTGCTGTGACCAACATCAGTATTGCGACCTCAGAACAGTGGACTGACAAGACATCCGGACAAAAGCAGGAACGAACGGAGTGGCATAGGGTCACATTGTTCAACCGTATGGGTGAAATCGCCGGTGAGTATCTGAAAAAAGGATCTCAGGTCTATATCGAAGGTTCCATCCGTACTGATAAATATCAGGATAAAACAACCGGTGAAGATCGTTACTCCACTCAGATCATTGCAAGAGACATGCAGTTGCTGGGCGGAAGAACAGATGGCGGCGGTGGTGGTGGAGATAATTACAACCAGCAGTCGTCGTCTCGTGCAGCGCCGCCAACTCAGTCTCCAAACCAGCCTGCCGCTAACCCTTCTACGGCTCCGGCTGGCAATGATGAATTTGACACCGAAATCCCGTTCTGA
- a CDS encoding glutathione S-transferase N-terminal domain-containing protein, whose protein sequence is MDSLVDHPISRRWPAKNPELLQLYSYPTPNGVKVSIALEEMGLAYEAHTVKISGEQHTPEFLALNPNNKIPAIIDPNGPDGQVIALWESGAILLYLAEKSGQLLPRDARARAQTQQWLMFQMGGLGPTFGKYGYFKKFAGKDIEDPRPRQHFIDESRRLLNVLEQQLDGQDYIQSDEYTIADIAIFPWLRAVRDAYGAFEDFQMASYTHTMTYLDRCLDRPAVKRGLVVPPTE, encoded by the coding sequence ATGGACTCATTGGTCGATCACCCCATTAGTCGCCGCTGGCCGGCCAAGAACCCCGAACTGCTACAGCTGTATTCCTACCCGACGCCAAATGGTGTGAAGGTTTCCATCGCATTGGAAGAGATGGGACTGGCCTATGAGGCGCATACGGTCAAAATCAGCGGTGAGCAACATACGCCCGAATTTCTGGCTCTCAATCCGAATAACAAGATACCTGCCATCATTGACCCGAACGGACCTGACGGGCAAGTAATCGCTCTATGGGAATCAGGCGCCATCTTGTTATATCTGGCCGAGAAGAGTGGCCAGCTGCTACCAAGAGATGCGCGTGCACGGGCGCAGACGCAACAATGGCTGATGTTCCAGATGGGAGGCCTGGGCCCCACGTTCGGTAAATACGGCTATTTCAAGAAATTTGCAGGCAAGGACATTGAAGACCCTCGCCCCCGGCAACATTTCATTGACGAGTCTCGCCGCCTGCTCAATGTACTCGAGCAGCAACTGGACGGTCAGGACTACATACAGAGCGATGAATACACGATCGCGGATATTGCCATTTTCCCGTGGTTGCGCGCAGTTCGAGATGCCTACGGAGCCTTCGAAGACTTTCAGATGGCAAGTTACACCCACACCATGACATACCTTGATCGCTGCCTGGATAGACCCGCCGTCAAACGCGGTCTGGTAGTCCCTCCCACCGAGTAG
- a CDS encoding DUF2058 domain-containing protein encodes MAKSLQEQLRQAGIASQKQVVSARKAQNTKEKKQRKGQDVVDETADLVKQRDAETLARDKALNEERDRAADQKAVQAQIQQIIELNAIAERGDTQFGFDHGGVIKSLMLQSDHRQALIRGALAIVGKQDQLSIVPRQAAEKIAERDESWLVVLNTRDENAPDADDEYAGYEVPDDLMW; translated from the coding sequence GTGGCAAAGTCATTACAGGAACAACTACGTCAGGCAGGCATCGCCAGCCAGAAACAGGTCGTCTCGGCTCGCAAGGCCCAGAATACCAAGGAAAAAAAGCAGCGCAAAGGACAGGATGTAGTGGATGAAACCGCAGACCTTGTCAAACAGCGTGATGCAGAAACGCTAGCACGCGATAAGGCATTGAACGAAGAAAGAGACCGCGCAGCAGATCAGAAGGCGGTTCAGGCGCAGATTCAGCAGATTATCGAGCTCAACGCCATCGCTGAACGCGGTGACACGCAATTTGGCTTCGACCACGGTGGCGTCATCAAGTCACTGATGTTGCAATCTGATCATCGGCAAGCACTGATTCGTGGCGCACTGGCCATTGTCGGCAAACAGGATCAGCTGAGTATCGTCCCCAGACAGGCGGCCGAAAAAATTGCAGAGCGTGATGAGAGCTGGTTGGTCGTACTCAACACCCGGGATGAAAATGCACCGGATGCCGACGACGAATATGCCGGCTACGAAGTACCTGATGACCTCATGTGGTGA
- a CDS encoding DMT family transporter, whose translation MTGIFLIFSACILWALDTLIRYPLLFSGVSPWSIVWFEHLFLVLVMSYWVLPLWRNKALDSRTIMAFVVVGGIGSALSTVAFTNAFSLINPSVVILIQKLQPLVAVSLAVVLLKERVDRQFLIWLAVCLAGSLMIAAGDLLPALNPANWSGQETQDLLLGYGCTLIAVVGWGAATVYGKQLSNKGFSTTDLMAGRFLVGFLVLTPIAWLFANPAEVTGMHMPLQFLSGDKQFNTLVLIAVMVLISGVGGMGFYYLGMKRLPARACAVAEMFFPVAAVLINWLVLGQALTPLQMVGAAVLLCGSTMVAVSQTR comes from the coding sequence ATGACGGGAATTTTCCTGATTTTCAGTGCCTGTATCCTCTGGGCGCTGGATACGCTAATCCGCTATCCCTTGTTGTTCAGTGGCGTAAGCCCATGGTCCATTGTCTGGTTCGAGCATCTGTTTCTCGTGCTTGTCATGAGTTACTGGGTTCTGCCCTTGTGGCGCAACAAGGCGCTGGATTCGCGCACCATCATGGCGTTTGTCGTTGTGGGAGGGATTGGTTCGGCTCTGAGCACTGTCGCTTTTACCAACGCGTTTTCTCTGATCAACCCCTCTGTTGTCATCCTGATACAAAAACTGCAACCGCTGGTGGCGGTATCCCTGGCCGTCGTGCTGCTCAAGGAGCGAGTTGATCGGCAATTTCTGATTTGGCTGGCGGTATGTCTGGCAGGCAGTCTGATGATTGCAGCGGGTGATCTTCTGCCGGCGCTGAACCCGGCTAACTGGTCAGGGCAGGAAACACAGGATCTGTTACTGGGCTACGGTTGTACCCTGATTGCCGTGGTGGGATGGGGGGCCGCAACTGTCTATGGCAAGCAATTGAGTAACAAGGGTTTTAGTACTACGGACTTGATGGCAGGACGATTCCTGGTCGGGTTTCTGGTTCTGACACCAATCGCCTGGCTGTTCGCGAACCCTGCCGAAGTGACAGGCATGCATATGCCTCTGCAGTTTCTCAGCGGCGACAAGCAGTTCAATACCCTGGTGCTCATCGCTGTCATGGTGCTGATTTCTGGTGTGGGCGGTATGGGATTCTATTATCTGGGAATGAAACGATTGCCAGCGCGTGCTTGCGCGGTCGCAGAGATGTTCTTTCCGGTTGCCGCCGTTCTCATCAACTGGTTGGTGCTTGGGCAAGCTCTGACCCCGCTACAGATGGTCGGTGCGGCCGTTCTGTTATGTGGCAGCACGATGGTGGCGGTATCGCAAACTCGATAG
- a CDS encoding site-specific integrase has translation MVKLSTKRQPDSIDVVAGLRKLSNFRRPEWLGTGPDGRQCELVDDVWYLSDHLPGYDKSSMNVSWKRPENTVLRSRRTLYWTDYAKIVAYYSMESDKTRTSRTTSLSRLVRVVLALCFYLQNERRKENISSVKPADVNAYEDSLQVRDISVSHAECCLGVFKNFYLFKAEIGEGLSFCPYVRPGSLRTAAKRVGRANGHTLTLEPDEFFAILESALRVVNNSDDIVNTLDTYLNIRDRCLQVGRKSSLTKISREFRNATGGSSRELFDKVRLAYGAAIVVVFALLGDRKHQVSSLKRTDVNALLGDSCQDLSGTVRKTSPSIVGTPTSTAIDPQVEKALQLILSLTLKTREDYNGDLLLIVLPVQRTANKNPSIELPGTSMYRLLDLVAKNAQIDVTLRPHMFRRAFSMLWTWRFEIGDMYWLSQLLNHSNPIYTRRYTEDEDVWKFFPEQQQKLAYSVMERALTGRDLMVGGVSKSLRRYRRLIQSNVSVVAPELVQGIVEELIERHEYRIVPQADGYCIMSKKRGARARCSTDGLGPNYARRDDIYCVECANFGVRPSNRKHWQVRLDAHVAVFDAATIPILREASKAAIERAETVLGWIDEAVGMEEDHGEEN, from the coding sequence ATGGTTAAGTTGAGCACAAAAAGACAACCTGATTCGATAGACGTTGTTGCTGGTCTTCGAAAGCTGTCGAATTTTAGACGACCTGAATGGCTAGGTACTGGTCCGGATGGCCGTCAGTGTGAGTTAGTGGATGACGTCTGGTACTTGAGCGACCATCTTCCCGGATATGACAAATCATCAATGAATGTCAGTTGGAAACGGCCTGAAAATACAGTTCTTAGGTCGCGGCGGACATTGTATTGGACAGATTATGCAAAGATCGTTGCCTACTACTCAATGGAATCGGACAAGACTAGGACGTCTCGTACAACTAGTCTGTCTAGGTTGGTACGGGTAGTTCTGGCTCTGTGTTTTTATTTACAAAACGAAAGGCGCAAGGAAAATATATCATCAGTTAAACCAGCAGACGTAAACGCTTATGAGGACTCATTGCAGGTGCGTGATATATCGGTATCTCACGCTGAGTGTTGTCTCGGTGTTTTCAAAAACTTTTATTTATTCAAAGCCGAAATTGGTGAAGGCCTTTCCTTCTGTCCCTATGTTCGACCTGGATCTTTAAGAACGGCAGCAAAGCGTGTAGGGCGCGCTAATGGTCACACTCTCACACTTGAGCCTGACGAGTTTTTTGCAATCCTTGAGTCTGCTCTGCGAGTAGTCAATAACAGTGATGATATTGTCAATACTCTTGATACATATCTAAATATAAGGGATCGGTGCCTGCAAGTTGGCAGAAAATCATCGTTAACTAAAATATCGCGAGAATTTAGAAATGCAACTGGAGGGTCATCTCGTGAACTCTTTGATAAAGTTCGATTAGCTTATGGGGCCGCCATCGTAGTTGTCTTCGCGCTGTTAGGAGATAGGAAGCACCAAGTGAGTTCATTGAAAAGAACTGATGTGAATGCACTTCTGGGTGATAGTTGTCAAGACCTTTCAGGTACTGTCCGCAAGACCTCACCTTCAATAGTCGGAACTCCAACTTCTACAGCCATTGATCCACAGGTAGAAAAAGCGTTACAGCTGATTTTGTCGCTGACACTTAAGACTCGCGAGGACTACAATGGCGATCTACTTCTTATCGTTCTTCCAGTCCAACGAACCGCAAACAAAAATCCTAGCATAGAATTACCTGGTACTAGCATGTACCGATTGCTCGATCTTGTAGCAAAAAATGCGCAGATCGATGTGACGTTAAGGCCTCATATGTTTCGTCGAGCGTTCTCAATGCTATGGACATGGCGTTTCGAGATCGGTGATATGTATTGGCTTTCCCAATTGCTTAATCACAGTAATCCTATATATACGCGTAGGTATACAGAGGATGAGGACGTTTGGAAATTTTTTCCAGAGCAGCAGCAGAAGCTTGCGTACTCAGTTATGGAAAGAGCATTGACTGGAAGAGATCTTATGGTAGGAGGAGTGTCTAAGTCACTTCGACGGTATAGGCGATTGATACAATCAAATGTTTCTGTCGTTGCCCCTGAATTGGTACAGGGTATTGTTGAAGAACTAATTGAACGGCATGAGTATCGGATTGTGCCGCAAGCCGATGGGTACTGCATTATGTCTAAGAAGCGTGGTGCTAGAGCGCGATGCTCGACGGACGGACTCGGACCAAATTACGCAAGACGGGATGACATTTATTGTGTTGAGTGTGCAAATTTTGGAGTGCGGCCCAGCAATCGCAAGCACTGGCAGGTCCGGTTAGATGCTCATGTCGCAGTATTTGACGCAGCAACAATACCGATCTTACGCGAAGCTTCAAAAGCTGCGATAGAGCGCGCTGAGACAGTATTAGGTTGGATTGACGAAGCTGTGGGTATGGAGGAGGATCATGGCGAAGAGAACTGA